The following proteins come from a genomic window of Corallococcus sp. NCRR:
- a CDS encoding multiheme c-type cytochrome produces MTMRAAVLAVLASALLTGCRRQEPRVPESPPGQQQASPAPAAPPGAVLFISADTRGYLGPCGCSENMRGGIGRAAFQVQQARQGGQPVLYIDGGNSLFGETHLTADQVPQEERKAKALADAFRTMGIAARATGELDDTRGAAFRQGLGLPEIPAGGVKVLDAGTRKVGVVAAASGEALVKASQQAREQGADFVVGLLDQPLEAAQAAAALPGLAANLVVATHSAGEFSAEENRLVRSDVPVVAVQSKGRSLLRVDLTYAPAKGAFTPQRSQGDVEREVTALEQRIALLDKEISRPGIDPTLKALKQGKRDELAARKQGLLTAPPAPTDGVNGFALRFLPLESNLPSAPDTQALVKAYDADVGQLNLAWAKAHGQDCPPPTKGQAGFVGSAVCADCHPDATGVWEGTKHHHAWETLEEVGKQHHLNCVGCHITGWQKPGGVCRLDKVAGREDVGCESCHGPGSKHVDAPSPATIVGKPGQAVCVTCHNTENSPHFDFATYLPRILGPGHGGTGKSGQAGEPPAK; encoded by the coding sequence ATGACGATGCGCGCGGCCGTCCTCGCGGTGCTCGCAAGCGCGCTCCTCACCGGTTGCAGACGCCAGGAGCCGCGCGTCCCGGAGAGCCCCCCCGGGCAGCAGCAGGCCTCCCCTGCTCCCGCCGCGCCTCCGGGCGCCGTGCTGTTCATCTCCGCGGACACGCGTGGCTACCTGGGCCCGTGCGGCTGCAGCGAGAACATGCGGGGCGGCATCGGCCGGGCGGCGTTCCAGGTCCAGCAGGCGCGCCAGGGCGGCCAGCCCGTGCTCTACATCGACGGAGGCAACAGCCTCTTCGGGGAGACGCACCTCACGGCGGACCAGGTGCCGCAGGAGGAGCGCAAGGCGAAGGCGCTCGCGGACGCGTTCCGCACCATGGGCATCGCCGCGCGCGCCACGGGCGAGCTGGACGACACGCGAGGCGCGGCCTTCCGCCAGGGGCTGGGCCTGCCGGAGATCCCGGCCGGTGGCGTGAAGGTGCTGGACGCGGGGACGCGCAAGGTGGGCGTGGTGGCCGCGGCTTCCGGCGAAGCGCTGGTGAAGGCGAGCCAGCAGGCGCGCGAGCAGGGCGCGGACTTCGTGGTGGGCCTGTTGGACCAGCCGCTGGAGGCCGCGCAGGCCGCCGCCGCGTTGCCGGGCCTCGCCGCGAACCTGGTGGTCGCCACGCACAGCGCCGGTGAGTTCTCCGCGGAGGAGAACCGGCTGGTGCGCTCCGACGTGCCGGTGGTGGCGGTGCAGAGCAAGGGGCGCTCGCTCTTGCGCGTGGACCTGACGTACGCGCCCGCGAAGGGGGCCTTCACGCCGCAGCGCTCGCAGGGGGACGTGGAGCGGGAGGTGACGGCGCTGGAGCAGCGCATCGCGCTCCTGGACAAGGAGATTTCCCGGCCCGGCATCGACCCGACGCTCAAGGCGCTGAAGCAGGGCAAGCGCGACGAGCTCGCGGCGCGCAAGCAGGGCCTGCTCACCGCGCCGCCCGCGCCCACCGACGGCGTCAACGGCTTCGCGCTGCGCTTCCTGCCGCTGGAGTCGAACCTGCCCAGCGCGCCGGACACGCAGGCGCTGGTGAAGGCGTACGACGCGGACGTGGGCCAGCTGAACCTCGCGTGGGCGAAGGCACACGGCCAGGACTGCCCGCCGCCCACGAAGGGCCAGGCCGGCTTCGTCGGCAGCGCGGTGTGCGCGGACTGCCACCCGGACGCGACCGGCGTGTGGGAAGGCACGAAGCACCACCACGCCTGGGAGACGCTGGAGGAGGTGGGCAAGCAGCACCACCTCAACTGCGTGGGCTGTCACATCACCGGCTGGCAGAAGCCCGGCGGCGTGTGCCGGCTGGACAAGGTGGCGGGCCGCGAGGACGTGGGCTGCGAGAGCTGCCACGGCCCGGGCTCCAAGCACGTCGACGCGCCCAGCCCGGCCACCATCGTGGGCAAGCCGGGACAGGCAGTGTGCGTCACCTGCCACAACACGGAGAACTCGCCGCACTTCGACTTCGCCACCTACCTGCCTCGCATCCTCGGTCCCGGTCACGGCGGAACGGGAAAGAGCGGGCAGGCAGGCGAGCCACCGGCGAAATAG
- a CDS encoding LysM peptidoglycan-binding domain-containing protein: MPLPLLLLALASVPSSQGVAPSPVPPPGVHVVTSSQAPTLTADGSLATPPTPMEEGEETEEVENESAELEELRALEGATLDPEAKPSAEMMQSLRRLGLTNPLRLRMLDALEEPTFREDDTAPPLARITDLANFDISQVKDRYDIPVDMQPRVAEYIQFFQGPGRKWFRKWMARSTRYLPVMQPILEAKGLPRDTVYLAMIESGFSANAYSWAHAAGPWQFISSTGKQYGLKQDFWVDERRDPIKATHAAAAYLKDLYGELGHWYLAWAGYNTGSYRVRKMVTRYGTNDFWVLAEEPGLAKETKHYVPKLIAAALVAKNPTAFGFSEEEFQYESTLEYDEVKLTDATDLDVVARAAGVSVADVQELNPELKRWCTPPATAAKPYTLKLPRGTTTLFAQNLAKLSPADRLTFRVHTVKKGDTLSQIAQKYGTAAEAILQMNRLKSARVLKVRAELVIPVPANARGGSGDAGGGAVASGALAAKVAQARRSGVVATRPEDEVPAGTPRGPVAAGPVKTEKVNGKTRITYGVQEGDSLWLIANRFQVSVDDLKKWNNLPKRNRTLSLGTLLAVWPPESKGAAPAKVEERGGTIVVANAVAGQAPVGPKGKVHTLAEGETLWSVSQRYNVSVEDIMKWNHIKDHRTVPTGKLLSLSAP; this comes from the coding sequence ATGCCGCTTCCTCTGCTCCTGCTTGCCCTGGCCTCGGTTCCCTCCTCGCAGGGCGTGGCGCCGTCACCGGTGCCGCCGCCCGGCGTGCATGTGGTGACCTCCTCGCAGGCTCCCACGCTGACGGCGGACGGCAGCCTGGCCACGCCCCCCACTCCCATGGAGGAAGGCGAGGAGACGGAGGAGGTGGAGAACGAGTCCGCCGAGCTGGAGGAACTGCGCGCGCTGGAGGGCGCGACGTTGGATCCGGAGGCGAAGCCGAGCGCGGAGATGATGCAGTCGCTGCGGCGGCTGGGGCTGACGAACCCGTTGCGGCTGCGAATGTTGGACGCGCTGGAGGAGCCCACCTTCCGCGAGGACGACACCGCTCCGCCGCTGGCGCGCATCACCGACCTGGCGAACTTCGATATTTCGCAGGTGAAGGACCGCTACGACATCCCGGTGGACATGCAGCCGCGGGTGGCCGAGTACATCCAGTTCTTCCAGGGCCCCGGCCGCAAGTGGTTCCGCAAGTGGATGGCGCGCTCCACGCGCTACCTGCCGGTGATGCAGCCGATTCTTGAGGCGAAGGGCCTGCCCCGGGACACGGTGTACCTGGCGATGATTGAGAGCGGCTTCTCCGCGAACGCGTACTCGTGGGCGCACGCGGCCGGGCCGTGGCAGTTCATCTCCAGCACGGGCAAGCAGTACGGCCTCAAGCAGGACTTCTGGGTGGACGAGCGGCGCGACCCCATCAAGGCCACGCACGCGGCGGCGGCGTACCTGAAGGACCTCTACGGCGAGCTGGGCCACTGGTACCTGGCGTGGGCCGGCTACAACACGGGCTCGTACCGGGTGCGCAAGATGGTGACGCGCTACGGGACGAACGACTTCTGGGTGCTGGCGGAGGAGCCCGGGCTGGCGAAGGAGACGAAGCACTACGTGCCCAAGCTCATCGCCGCGGCGCTGGTGGCGAAGAACCCCACCGCGTTCGGCTTCTCCGAGGAGGAGTTCCAGTACGAGTCCACGCTGGAATACGACGAGGTGAAGCTCACGGACGCGACCGACCTGGACGTGGTGGCGCGCGCGGCCGGGGTGAGCGTGGCGGACGTGCAGGAGCTGAACCCGGAGCTCAAGCGCTGGTGCACGCCTCCGGCGACGGCCGCGAAGCCCTACACGCTGAAGCTGCCGCGCGGCACCACGACGCTCTTCGCGCAGAACCTGGCGAAGCTGTCGCCCGCGGACCGGCTGACGTTCCGGGTGCACACGGTGAAGAAGGGCGACACGCTGTCGCAGATTGCCCAGAAGTACGGCACGGCGGCGGAGGCCATCCTCCAGATGAACCGGCTGAAGAGCGCGCGGGTGCTGAAGGTGCGCGCGGAGCTGGTGATTCCGGTGCCGGCGAACGCGCGGGGTGGCAGCGGTGACGCGGGCGGTGGCGCGGTGGCGTCCGGCGCGCTGGCGGCGAAGGTGGCGCAGGCGCGGCGCAGCGGCGTGGTGGCGACGCGGCCGGAGGACGAGGTCCCGGCGGGCACGCCCCGTGGCCCCGTGGCGGCGGGCCCCGTGAAGACGGAGAAGGTGAACGGCAAGACGCGCATCACCTACGGCGTGCAGGAGGGCGACAGCCTCTGGCTCATCGCCAACCGCTTCCAGGTGTCGGTGGACGACCTGAAGAAGTGGAACAACCTGCCCAAGCGCAACCGCACGCTGTCGCTGGGCACGCTGCTCGCGGTGTGGCCGCCGGAGTCCAAGGGCGCGGCGCCGGCGAAGGTGGAGGAGCGCGGCGGCACCATCGTGGTGGCGAACGCGGTGGCGGGACAGGCGCCCGTGGGCCCCAAGGGCAAGGTGCACACGCTGGCCGAGGGCGAGACGCTCTGGTCGGTGTCGCAGCGCTACAACGTGTCCGTCGAGGACATCATGAAGTGGAACCACATCAAGGACCACCGCACGGTCCCCACCGGCAAGCTGCTGTCGCTGAGCGCGCCGTGA
- a CDS encoding response regulator, with product MEKAVLEARGYEVVATSTLMEFEKTLQSWRPDLILTDIHMPEAKGTDICRTLKNEYNTQDIPIVLFSSLPDDELSKLAEQVGADGCLSKVNGLEAMGEKIDELVQSILW from the coding sequence ATGGAGAAGGCCGTCCTGGAGGCGCGGGGCTATGAGGTCGTGGCCACCTCCACGCTCATGGAGTTTGAGAAAACGCTTCAGAGCTGGCGGCCGGACCTCATCCTCACGGACATCCACATGCCCGAGGCGAAGGGCACGGACATCTGCCGCACGCTGAAGAACGAGTACAACACGCAGGACATCCCCATCGTGTTGTTCTCCAGCCTGCCGGACGACGAGCTGTCGAAGCTGGCCGAGCAGGTGGGCGCGGACGGCTGTCTCTCCAAGGTGAACGGCCTGGAGGCGATGGGCGAGAAGATCGACGAACTGGTGCAGAGCATCCTCTGGTGA
- a CDS encoding mechanosensitive ion channel family protein, whose protein sequence is MKRHASRVLVALLLLGCVLGGLPVLALDNGLGQVPQDLDRSSPRATAQGFLDAVHRGDYARAAFYLYLDHLPAAEQPAKGAQLARKLKFVLDRELSVDTSVLPKTPEGESATSRFVSLGAIPLKGESVPIRLQRMSVDNTFIWVVSEPTVKMVDPLFEEYGPLLTETLPAFFFERTVLGLEPWQWLGLAVTLLCAWIFSYLLEKLLLAAGLRVARWTRIAWDDQIIGAGRGPLRLPFFALLLALGTSFLLLPPKLKLLSDRVSYSLTIIAVAWFILRFLRVSEAYVQSRVTSETSPHRRTRSLRTQLAVLRAVFEVATYVIAAALLLMQFEVVRNVGVSLLASAGIAGLAVGLAAQKSLASLLAGIQLSITQPVSIGDNVLVEGEFGTVEEITLTYVVLRIWDQRRMVIPINQFLDKPFQNWSKGSPEIMGTVILQVDYMADIDALRAELDRILANEAKDLWDGRVKTLVVFDVMDKTLTVRALVSAANSSKLGDLRFLVRERLVVFLRSRPQWLPMVRSESRPAQQPTASRDDQEDAIQGAPEPRS, encoded by the coding sequence ATGAAGCGCCATGCCTCCCGGGTCCTGGTGGCCCTCCTTCTCCTGGGGTGCGTCCTCGGTGGCCTCCCCGTCCTGGCCCTCGACAATGGCCTGGGGCAGGTCCCCCAGGACCTGGACCGCTCGTCGCCGCGCGCCACGGCGCAGGGCTTCCTGGACGCGGTGCATCGCGGGGACTACGCCCGCGCCGCCTTCTACCTCTACCTGGACCACCTGCCGGCCGCCGAGCAGCCCGCCAAGGGCGCCCAGCTGGCCCGGAAGCTGAAGTTCGTCCTGGACCGCGAGCTGTCGGTGGACACGTCCGTCCTGCCGAAGACGCCGGAGGGCGAGTCCGCCACTTCACGCTTCGTGTCACTGGGGGCCATCCCGCTCAAGGGCGAGAGCGTGCCCATCCGGCTGCAGCGCATGAGCGTGGACAACACGTTCATCTGGGTGGTGTCGGAGCCCACCGTGAAGATGGTGGACCCGCTCTTCGAGGAGTACGGCCCGCTGCTCACCGAGACGCTCCCGGCCTTCTTCTTCGAGCGCACGGTGCTGGGGCTGGAGCCGTGGCAGTGGCTGGGGCTCGCGGTGACGCTGCTGTGCGCGTGGATCTTCTCCTACCTCCTGGAGAAGCTCCTGCTGGCCGCGGGGCTGCGGGTGGCGCGCTGGACGCGCATCGCCTGGGACGACCAGATTATCGGCGCGGGCCGGGGTCCCCTGCGGCTGCCCTTCTTCGCCCTCCTGCTGGCGCTGGGCACCTCGTTCCTGCTCCTGCCTCCCAAGCTGAAGCTCTTGAGCGACCGCGTGAGCTACTCGCTCACCATCATCGCGGTGGCGTGGTTCATCCTGCGCTTCCTCCGCGTGTCGGAGGCCTACGTCCAGAGCCGTGTCACCTCGGAGACCAGCCCCCACCGCCGCACGCGCTCGCTGCGCACGCAGCTGGCCGTGCTGCGCGCCGTCTTCGAGGTCGCCACCTACGTCATCGCCGCCGCGCTGCTGCTCATGCAGTTCGAGGTGGTGCGCAACGTGGGCGTGTCGCTGCTGGCCTCCGCCGGTATCGCCGGCCTCGCGGTCGGTCTCGCCGCGCAGAAGTCGCTCGCGTCGCTGCTCGCCGGCATCCAGCTGTCCATCACCCAGCCCGTCAGCATTGGCGACAACGTGCTGGTGGAGGGCGAGTTCGGCACGGTGGAGGAGATCACCCTCACGTACGTCGTGCTGCGCATCTGGGACCAGCGGCGCATGGTCATCCCCATCAACCAGTTCCTGGACAAGCCGTTCCAGAACTGGAGCAAGGGGTCCCCCGAAATCATGGGCACCGTCATCCTCCAGGTGGACTACATGGCGGACATCGACGCGCTGCGCGCGGAGCTGGACCGCATCCTCGCCAACGAGGCGAAGGACCTGTGGGATGGGCGGGTGAAGACGCTGGTCGTCTTCGACGTGATGGACAAGACCCTCACCGTGCGCGCCCTGGTGAGCGCGGCGAACTCCAGCAAGCTGGGCGACCTGCGCTTCCTCGTGCGCGAGCGGCTGGTCGTCTTCCTGCGCTCCAGGCCCCAGTGGCTGCCCATGGTGCGCAGCGAGTCCCGCCCCGCGCAGCAGCCCACGGCCTCCCGGGACGACCAGGAGGACGCCATCCAGGGCGCCCCCGAGCCCCGGTCCTGA